The DNA window AATATATCTTTACCATACTTTTCAACTTTTACTTTGCCAAACCCCTTAATTTCTAACAGCTCTTTTTCGCATGTTGGATACTTTTCTGCCAACCTTTCCATTTCCTCATTACTGAATATAAGATATGCTGCAAGATTCTCTTTCCTTGATGTAATTAATCTGTAGTTTTTTAATTCCACAAGCAACTGTTGCTTGCTTTTTTTATTTACTAGATAAGGATTACCGGAATCTTCTTTAGTATATTCTGTGTTCTTGGGCAGAGAGGGAATAAAATCATTTTCCTTAAGATTATATTTTGAATGATAGTTAATTTCAATTGGTGTATCATTGTTCTTGAGCCAGTATGCAATGTTAAATAGGTATTTTTCTAACTTATTGTAAAAACTTTTTTCTTGGTAATATTTCAAACTGGAAATGATTTGGTCGTGTCTAACTATCTTATTTTCAATTTCAGGCGGGCAGTTTGTTTTCTCAATTATAGTTTTAGGATTAGCTATTACAACAAAGGACAAATAAAGATCTTCACTCATTAAATTGTTTTTAAGTAAAACCTCTTTTAATATGCTCAGGTGACGCTCATTTTGTGTAATAGGGCTGTACATTCCCTCATGCTTATTTTTTCCGGCTTTGTCATGTAAAACTCTAATAAAATTACCATCAGAATCTATAACAATATTTCCGTTCAATTTTTTTGTTTCCAAGACACAAATAAATTTATTTGAAATTACAATAAAGTCATACTGCGCAACATAATTATTAAACTCCAATCTAATA is part of the Desulfotomaculum sp. genome and encodes:
- a CDS encoding aldolase, which produces MSLLDKAVDYIAGEKRMISSPIFIKDFNKQNKQIMDLETLSKKLKTGYKKDLIERDITFLKKGLEGENNVYFELKNSFLPILCLHDIRLEFNNYVAQYDFIVISNKFICVLETKKLNGNIVIDSDGNFIRVLHDKAGKNKHEGMYSPITQNERHLSILKEVLLKNNLMSEDLYLSFVVIANPKTIIEKTNCPPEIENKIVRHDQIISSLKYYQEKSFYNKLEKYLFNIAYWLKNNDTPIEINYHSKYNLKENDFIPSLPKNTEYTKEDSGNPYLVNKKSKQQLLVELKNYRLITSRKENLAAYLIFSNEEMERLAEKYPTCEKELLEIKGFGKVKVEKYGKDILKIFTE